Proteins encoded by one window of Xanthomonas sp. DAR 80977:
- a CDS encoding FKBP-type peptidyl-prolyl cis-trans isomerase N-terminal domain-containing protein: MKMGMRGAAASLLMGMAVVAGGAFAQAPAAPAAAKPAALGSEKQKVSYAIGMDVARSFEPIAQDIDLDAMQRAIENAFKGGKPLLSDEQAQATDTALRTQMAARAGQPLPGMAPGSQPPPVSKQNVGLMLGDRAVGPSLARIQDEIDLPTLMGAVRAVFAKGETAMTQEQAAATLQAYSASKQAAAATENRQKGNAFLAQNKTQKGVVTTPSGLQYMVLRQGSGERPMPTSKVRVNYEGKLINGEVFDSSYKTGQPAEFSLSQVVPGWSEGVALMPVGSKYRFWIPSNLGYGPQGTPGGPIGPDAMLTFDVELLGILQ; encoded by the coding sequence ATGAAGATGGGAATGCGCGGCGCCGCGGCGTCGCTGTTGATGGGGATGGCGGTGGTGGCCGGTGGCGCGTTCGCACAGGCGCCGGCGGCGCCGGCTGCGGCCAAGCCGGCGGCGCTGGGCAGCGAGAAGCAGAAGGTCAGCTACGCGATCGGCATGGATGTGGCGCGCTCGTTCGAGCCCATCGCCCAGGACATCGACCTGGACGCCATGCAGCGCGCGATCGAGAACGCGTTCAAGGGCGGCAAGCCGCTGCTGTCCGACGAGCAGGCGCAGGCCACCGACACCGCGTTGCGCACGCAGATGGCCGCGCGCGCCGGGCAGCCGCTGCCGGGCATGGCGCCGGGCAGCCAGCCGCCGCCGGTGTCCAAGCAGAACGTGGGCCTGATGCTCGGCGACCGTGCGGTCGGCCCGTCGCTGGCGCGGATCCAGGACGAGATCGACCTGCCGACCCTGATGGGGGCGGTGCGCGCGGTGTTCGCCAAGGGCGAGACCGCGATGACCCAGGAGCAGGCGGCCGCCACGCTGCAGGCCTACAGCGCCTCCAAGCAGGCCGCCGCGGCCACCGAGAACCGCCAGAAGGGCAACGCCTTCCTGGCCCAGAACAAGACCCAGAAGGGCGTGGTCACCACGCCGTCGGGCCTGCAGTACATGGTCCTGCGCCAGGGCAGCGGCGAACGGCCGATGCCGACCAGCAAGGTGCGGGTCAACTACGAGGGCAAGCTGATCAACGGCGAGGTGTTCGACAGCTCGTACAAGACCGGCCAGCCGGCCGAGTTCTCGCTCAGCCAGGTCGTGCCGGGCTGGAGCGAGGGCGTGGCGCTGATGCCGGTCGGCTCCAAATACCGTTTCTGGATTCCGTCGAACCTGGGCTACGGCCCGCAGGGCACGCCGGGCGGCCCGATCGGCCCGGATGCGATGCTGACCTTCGATGTGGAACTGTTGGGCATCCTTCAATAA
- a CDS encoding DUF2058 domain-containing protein — protein sequence MSDTLRDQLLGLGFKPVPKPERPERNATPAQPSRGRPGQHPAHGHKPSGARGERPHAAGKPGGARAHDGAGRPRGDGAARPHAAGDGRGRAQGAGRPQGAPGQQPARQHAARPPRSREDIDLAKAYAIRAQREKDERIEAERLKQEQARLRREARARLDELLKDQALNHAEADIARHFPYGGKIKRIYVTADQLRALNAGELGVLQQNGRYLLVTAALLDQAEAIFPASVALRVDPNASAEEDPYADPKYQIPDDLVW from the coding sequence ATGAGCGATACCCTCCGCGACCAGCTGCTGGGCCTGGGCTTCAAGCCCGTGCCGAAACCCGAACGCCCAGAGCGCAACGCCACGCCCGCGCAGCCGTCGCGAGGGCGGCCCGGCCAACATCCGGCGCATGGCCACAAGCCGTCAGGCGCGCGTGGCGAACGCCCGCACGCCGCCGGCAAGCCCGGTGGCGCGCGCGCGCATGACGGCGCCGGCCGTCCGCGTGGCGACGGCGCCGCGCGTCCGCATGCGGCGGGCGACGGCCGCGGACGTGCGCAGGGTGCGGGCCGGCCGCAGGGCGCGCCTGGCCAGCAACCGGCACGGCAGCATGCCGCGCGGCCGCCACGCTCGCGCGAGGACATCGATCTGGCCAAGGCCTATGCGATCCGTGCGCAGCGCGAGAAGGACGAGCGCATCGAGGCCGAGCGGCTGAAGCAGGAGCAGGCGCGGCTGCGCCGCGAGGCGCGGGCCAGGCTCGACGAATTGCTCAAGGACCAGGCGCTGAATCACGCCGAGGCCGACATCGCCCGCCATTTCCCGTATGGCGGCAAGATCAAGCGCATCTACGTGACCGCCGACCAGCTCAGGGCGCTCAACGCCGGCGAGCTGGGCGTGCTGCAGCAGAACGGCCGCTACCTGCTGGTCACGGCGGCCCTGCTGGATCAGGCCGAGGCGATCTTCCCGGCGTCGGTGGCGTTGCGGGTGGACCCCAACGCCAGTGCCGAGGAAGACCCCTACGCCGATCCGAAGTACCAGATCCCCGACGACCTGGTCTGGTAG
- a CDS encoding SlyX family protein, with protein MKHDFSTQDRLLENRLIELETRLSFQEQALSEVSDALAEARAESQRNAVLLRHLLEDLGKVRSTLYADPADEPPPPHY; from the coding sequence GTGAAGCATGACTTCTCCACCCAGGATCGATTGCTGGAGAACCGGTTGATCGAGCTGGAGACGCGCCTGTCCTTCCAGGAACAGGCGCTGTCCGAGGTGAGCGATGCGTTGGCCGAGGCACGCGCCGAAAGCCAACGCAACGCCGTGCTGCTGCGCCACCTGCTCGAGGACCTGGGCAAGGTGCGCAGCACGCTGTATGCCGATCCCGCCGACGAACCGCCCCCTCCGCATTATTGA
- a CDS encoding UDP-glucose dehydrogenase family protein, producing the protein MRVAIFGTGYVGLVTGTCLAEVGHHVVCVDIDQAKVDGLNKGVVPIYEPGLSPMVKANHAARRLFFTTDAASAIAHGDIVFIAVGTPPDEDGSADLQYVLAVARTIGQHIQGPTVVVNKSTVPVGTADKVRAAIAAELDKRGETIEFDVVSNPEFLKEGDAVADCMRPDRIVIGSSKPGTAARLRRLYAPFNRNHDRIVEMDVRSAELTKYAANAMLATKISFMNEIANIAERVGADVEKVRQGIGSDPRIGWHFIYPGAGYGGSCFPKDVQALARTAQQYGHEAKLLDAVEAVNEAQKGHLYELIQRHYGGASVAGKTFAVWGLAFKPNTDDMRAASSRRLLAQLWEAGATVRAYDPEATEEAKRIFGERDDLSFCEDAFAALEGADALVVVTEWKQFRSPDFTRIKELLGDAVVFDGRNLYDPQEIETFGLAYYGIGRGRSISEA; encoded by the coding sequence ATGCGCGTAGCGATATTCGGCACCGGCTATGTCGGGCTTGTCACCGGAACCTGTCTGGCCGAGGTAGGCCATCACGTGGTATGCGTGGACATCGACCAAGCCAAAGTGGATGGGCTCAACAAGGGCGTGGTCCCGATCTACGAGCCTGGCCTCTCGCCGATGGTCAAGGCCAATCACGCCGCACGGAGGCTGTTCTTCACCACCGATGCGGCCAGCGCCATCGCGCATGGAGATATCGTGTTCATCGCCGTCGGCACGCCGCCGGACGAGGACGGTAGCGCCGATCTGCAGTACGTGCTGGCGGTGGCCCGCACCATCGGCCAGCACATCCAGGGACCGACCGTGGTGGTCAACAAGTCGACGGTGCCGGTCGGGACCGCCGACAAGGTGCGCGCGGCGATCGCCGCCGAGCTGGACAAGCGCGGCGAGACGATCGAGTTCGACGTGGTGTCCAACCCGGAGTTCCTGAAGGAAGGCGACGCGGTCGCCGACTGCATGCGCCCGGACCGCATCGTGATCGGCAGCAGCAAGCCGGGCACCGCCGCGCGCCTGCGCCGCCTGTACGCGCCGTTCAACCGCAACCACGACCGCATCGTGGAGATGGACGTGCGCTCGGCCGAACTGACCAAGTACGCGGCCAACGCGATGCTGGCGACCAAGATCAGTTTCATGAACGAGATCGCCAACATCGCCGAGCGGGTCGGCGCCGACGTGGAGAAGGTGCGCCAGGGCATCGGCTCGGATCCGCGCATCGGCTGGCACTTCATCTACCCGGGCGCCGGCTATGGCGGTTCGTGCTTCCCCAAGGACGTGCAGGCGCTGGCCCGCACCGCGCAGCAGTACGGCCACGAGGCCAAGCTGCTGGATGCGGTGGAAGCGGTCAACGAGGCGCAGAAGGGCCACCTGTACGAGCTGATCCAGCGCCACTACGGCGGCGCCAGCGTGGCCGGCAAGACCTTCGCGGTGTGGGGCCTGGCGTTCAAGCCCAATACCGACGACATGCGCGCCGCGTCCAGCCGCCGTTTGCTGGCGCAGCTGTGGGAGGCCGGGGCGACGGTGCGCGCCTACGACCCGGAAGCGACCGAGGAAGCCAAGCGCATCTTCGGCGAACGCGACGACCTGAGCTTCTGCGAGGATGCCTTCGCCGCGCTGGAAGGCGCCGATGCGCTGGTCGTGGTCACCGAGTGGAAGCAGTTCCGCAGCCCGGATTTCACCCGGATCAAGGAACTGCTCGGCGACGCGGTGGTGTTCGACGGCCGCAATCTCTACGATCCGCAGGAAATCGAGACCTTCGGTCTGGCTTACTACGGCATCGGCCGCGGGCGTTCGATCAGTGAAGCATGA